In Prionailurus viverrinus isolate Anna chromosome D1, UM_Priviv_1.0, whole genome shotgun sequence, the DNA window CCGCACCAGAGACCTTTGCGGGGCCTCACCAGGGCAGGGAGGATCCCGTGGGCAGTGTAatttctcctgcctccttccatACGCCCTTTACAAAGCAGAAACCCCAGGCTGGCTGTGGGAGCCTGGGCCGGTAGCTTCCTCTCTTGGAGTCTATTTGCACATCTGTAAAATGCGAGGGCTGTGTGGTTCCTGGCTCCTGAGGGCCCCTCAGTGGGAAGCCTGGCCAGCTCCCAGACAGGTGCACGTCACAGAGCCCTGACGTAcagtgtgacctcaggcaggccgcgtttcctctctgagcctcagtttccttagctgtgaAATGGGTGTGTCAGTCCCCCCTTCAAAGGCCATTCCAAGGGTAACAGCAGGGGTCGGGTACTAGTCACTGCCAGGACAGGCTGTCCTGAGCCGGGGCGGCAGGCAGGGGCAGCCTGGGCAGCGTTAGCCGTGGACTAAGGTTGACATCCACCTCACCCCGGCCAGATCGACATGCTGCAGGCAGAGGTGACAGCCTTGAAGACACTGGTCCTCACGTCCACACCGGCCTCTCCCAACCGCGAGCTCCACCCACAGCTGCTGAGCCCCACCAAGGCCGGGCCCCGCAAGGGCCACTTGCGCCATAAGAGCACCAGCAGCACCCTCTGCCCCGCCGTGTGCCCCGCTGCCGGACATACCCTCACCCCGGACAAGGAGGGCAAAGAGGTGAGGGGCGGAGGGCGGGCGGTGGTGGACGCGGGACAGGGAGACAGTGCCCAAAGTCCGCCAGGCAGTGGGGCCCAGTGGAGAGGCCAGACCCCTCACAGTGTGACCTGGAGCCTggcctgccctctctgggcctctgtgtcCTCTGGGAGAGCTGGGCAGGTTTCTGTGATAGGAGGTTTGGGCCTCGGCCTCTGGGTGTACCACGTGGGGGCCCTGATAGGCCCTCCAAGCCCCTCTAAGCAGTAGGTGATGTTCTGTGCGCCTGAGGCTGGCCTTGGCCTGAGGGCCTGccttgggtggggggatgggggagttCTGCTTGGAGACACAAGGAGGCCTCGGCCTAAGGAGGCCACTGCTGGGCCTCTGGGGACAGGCTGCTTGGACCCTGGGCGCCCACAGCCCTGACGCCCAAGACCGTCTTGGGACATCCCTGGACTCGAGGGTCCTCGACGCCTTCTGGCTCCGGTGCCTAGACAAGCATAGCATTTGGGAGCTGTCTCCCTCCCCGCCCGGCTGGGTGCATGGGCTGCTTGGTCCAGGCTGGGCAGCGGCCACAGGTCCTTGGCCACAGGTCCTTCGGCGAGTGAGGTCACCtgtcagagcctcagtttcctcacaaaaGTAGGGCCTCCTGGGGCTATGGGGCGCTGACGAGACCTGGATGTCAGGACCTCGGCTCAGGGCTGCACCCGGCGAGCCCTACAAGGGCTGTCGTGGGATTCTGTTTCCTGTGGTCTTTGACACCAAGGCAGCCCCCAGCCCGCTCCTGCCCTATGTCTCTGGAGCCTCCAGGGAGGAGGTGCGGGccaggcctctctccctccccccgctTCCGAGCTCTCAGCTTCCGACTGAACACTAACATCTTCCTCCCGTCTGTCTCTGTgcacctgtctgtctgtctgtccgtctgccctgcccacccagccCGGGCTggcccccctcctctccctgctcctctgcgTGGTCCCCAGCAAGGCTGTTCACCTCACCTACGAGCCGGCTTGGCAGCTCCTACCTGGGGAGCCGCCCAcggcccccacctccacctccgctacctctctctccttttcccgaCAGGTAATGGCCGCAGAGAGGGGCCGCCcctccgtcccccacccccagcctcactCACACTGCACGTGCCCCAGGGCGGCCAGCAGGTCGCCTCTCCAGAGCAGGCGGCCCGCGTGTGTTCcctctgtgtgcctgtgtctgtgtgtgccgTGGTACCTGTGTGtacggggaggggggcgggggtcccGCGGGGCCACTTTTCAACTTCTCCCCCTCCAGGAGGCAGTGAGGGTCTTCAGGAAGGGGCCCTGGACCCAAGTAGAGGCAGGAAGCTAAAAGCACACTTGGATGTGCGAGTTTGTGTTCTGAGGTCTTTGGGGCGAAAGGAAGGAGGCCATCCCTCCTCGGGACTCAGCTTCCCTCCCTGGCCACTGGGGACAGACTCGCCGGCAGGCTGGGGCCCGTCCCGCAacctccccgcctccccaccgCTGTGGGCTCTGCCCGTCCAGGCcatgctgcccctcccccccacccagcgcCTTGACCGCTGCGCCCCGCTCACCCTCCCCCACAGGTGGACACGACCCTGTTCGCAGAGTTCCAGGCCTGGAGGGAATCCCCCACCCTGGACAAGTCCTGCCCCTTCCTTGAAAGAGTGTACCGGGAGGACGTGGGCCCCTGCCTGGACTTCACCATGCAGGAGGTGAGGCAGGGCAGAGGGCGGCCGACCCGGGGCCCAGCGCCTCAGCCAGAGGTCAGCCCCTCACTGCTCCACCTGCTGCCCCGCTTTGTTGCAGCTCTCGGCGCTGGTACGGGCCGCCGTGGAGGACAACACGCTCACCATCGAGCCCGTGGCTTCGCAGACGCCGCCCACCGTGAAGGTGGCCGCGGTGGAGTGTGGCAGCACCAAGTACGTTCAGcgcccttcccccttccttgcGCACTTGAGAGAGCCACACCCAGCCTTGAGCTCTGCCGAGGGGGTAGCCAGGGATTGAGCCTCAGGCCTGCCTGCGGAGGGTCCGGGTGTGGGACCCGAGAGGAGCAGGGGCGGCGGGTGGGCTAGAGTGCGAAAGCACGGTGGCTGCCATcaccacccccctctccccccagccctgtGCGGGGAGGAAT includes these proteins:
- the RAB3IL1 gene encoding guanine nucleotide exchange factor for Rab-3A isoform X2, which translates into the protein MDAPKEHTRCPARGTCPVFLAMSSGAVRYAPSVLGPALDGNLGEEPWDPDSQPHPDEGHPPPLEAVPVPWKSVGPCKSHRTESPRGLAETPGGEEAQGEEGPAAAPLDVLRLRSSSMEIREKGSEFLKEELHKAQKELKLKDEECERLSRVREQLERELEELTASLFEEAHKMVRAANMKQAASEKQLKEARGKIDMLQAEVTALKTLVLTSTPASPNRELHPQLLSPTKAGPRKGHLRHKSTSSTLCPAVCPAAGHTLTPDKEGKEPGLAPLLSLLLCVVPSKAVHLTYEPAWQLLPGEPPTAPTSTSATSLSFSRQVMAAERGRPSVPHPQPHSHCTCPRAASRSPLQSRRPACVPSVCLCLCVPWYLCVRGGGRGSRGATFQLLPLQEAVRVFRKGPWTQVEAGS